A single Leptolyngbya sp. 'hensonii' DNA region contains:
- the nrdJ gene encoding ribonucleoside-triphosphate reductase, adenosylcobalamin-dependent, with protein MVRELERTRSAAGLFPDTAPAAYPVFFRTYSRRYGNHRETWEEVCDRTADGLLKLGQFTPGEAALIKHMQRQIKALPSGRWLWVGGSEWIDRQENFSGAYNCTSTNVIDWRAFGLMMDLAMMGCGTGAILESRYINALPPIRNRLVVTLEGEIGQTPPDLRRDLTEVQIDGNQVCLYVGDSRQGWVGSYQMLLELSTDERFTGEVQVTVNLSDVRPEGEPLKGFGGVANPIKLPGLYERCATILNRAIGRKMTSVECCLLIDEAAATVVAGNIRRSAGIRQGDSEDAEFAIAKDNLWQQDVAGNWRIDPERDALRMANHTRVFHRQPTEQECIDSVRKQFYSGEGAIQYAPEAIARSNRDLLTTSELRADFLRAYIAGQGRQWLQDRYPQMASAEVDHRLGRYGLNPCGEIIGKNFHCNLSEVHLNQLDPHNFAEQADAFTAGALSVASLLHHRFLEPRYQYSRDIDPIVGVSFTGLFDFFVHAFGVEWLRWWEAGRPDTITGLEFKRRERDYLTRWKEIVHQAVWDYCDRHGLRRPNRCTTVQPAGTKSLLTGASPGWHPPKAQRFIRRITFRKNDPVALACLEYGYTVVPSQSDKDDQGNLLHDPFAPRCTEWLVEIPVAVSWADLPGADQIEIEKFSAEAQFDFYMQVQKYYTTHNTSATLELREEEIEPLARRIYQAIANNDGYISAALLARFDAPFPRLPFEKISQETYDRLQQEVRQRRQTEDFYGALLRYDLGQLTVEGPAGCDSDKCMMPEKQ; from the coding sequence ATGGTTCGAGAACTTGAGCGCACCCGTTCAGCCGCTGGCCTTTTCCCGGATACTGCCCCAGCAGCTTATCCCGTCTTTTTCCGGACCTACAGTCGCCGCTATGGCAACCATCGGGAAACCTGGGAAGAAGTCTGCGATCGAACGGCGGATGGTCTGCTCAAGCTGGGTCAGTTTACCCCTGGGGAGGCGGCCCTGATCAAGCACATGCAGCGGCAAATTAAAGCCCTCCCCTCTGGTCGTTGGCTCTGGGTTGGGGGGTCGGAGTGGATCGATCGCCAGGAAAATTTCTCTGGAGCCTATAACTGCACCAGTACCAACGTGATTGACTGGCGGGCTTTTGGCCTGATGATGGATCTGGCCATGATGGGCTGTGGGACGGGGGCCATTCTGGAGTCGCGGTATATCAATGCCCTGCCCCCAATTCGCAACCGGTTGGTGGTAACCCTGGAAGGTGAGATCGGTCAAACCCCGCCTGATCTGCGGCGGGACTTAACAGAAGTTCAGATTGATGGGAATCAGGTCTGCCTTTATGTGGGAGACAGTCGCCAGGGCTGGGTCGGTTCTTACCAGATGCTGCTGGAACTCTCCACGGACGAGCGGTTTACGGGTGAGGTACAGGTCACGGTCAATTTGAGTGATGTCCGTCCAGAAGGGGAACCCCTGAAGGGCTTTGGCGGTGTGGCCAACCCGATCAAACTACCAGGACTGTATGAGCGTTGTGCAACGATTCTGAACCGAGCGATCGGTCGAAAAATGACTTCTGTGGAGTGCTGTCTGCTGATTGATGAAGCGGCGGCCACTGTCGTTGCTGGAAATATCCGGCGCAGTGCGGGCATTCGTCAGGGGGACAGTGAGGATGCTGAGTTTGCCATCGCCAAGGATAATCTCTGGCAACAGGATGTGGCAGGAAACTGGCGGATTGATCCGGAGCGGGACGCCTTGCGGATGGCGAATCATACCCGTGTCTTCCATCGCCAGCCGACCGAGCAGGAATGTATAGACTCGGTGCGCAAACAGTTTTACTCCGGAGAGGGTGCGATCCAATATGCGCCGGAGGCGATCGCCCGATCGAACCGAGATCTGTTAACCACCTCTGAACTGAGAGCTGATTTTCTACGCGCTTACATAGCAGGCCAGGGCAGGCAGTGGCTTCAAGATCGCTATCCTCAGATGGCCAGTGCGGAAGTAGACCATCGTCTCGGCAGGTATGGGTTAAATCCCTGCGGAGAAATAATTGGGAAAAACTTCCACTGTAACTTATCTGAAGTTCATCTCAACCAACTTGACCCCCATAATTTTGCAGAACAAGCAGACGCTTTTACGGCAGGCGCTCTGTCCGTGGCTTCTCTACTCCACCACCGGTTTTTGGAGCCCCGCTATCAGTACAGTCGGGACATTGACCCGATCGTGGGAGTTTCCTTCACGGGCCTGTTTGATTTCTTTGTCCATGCCTTTGGGGTGGAGTGGCTGCGCTGGTGGGAGGCGGGTCGGCCCGATACCATCACCGGTCTGGAGTTCAAGCGGCGGGAGCGGGACTATCTGACCCGCTGGAAGGAGATTGTCCATCAGGCAGTCTGGGATTATTGCGATCGCCATGGGCTGAGGCGGCCTAACCGCTGCACTACCGTGCAACCGGCGGGAACTAAGTCCCTGCTGACGGGGGCGAGTCCGGGCTGGCATCCTCCCAAGGCTCAGCGGTTCATTCGCCGCATTACCTTCCGTAAGAATGATCCTGTGGCGCTGGCCTGTCTGGAGTACGGTTATACCGTTGTGCCCTCCCAATCGGATAAGGATGATCAGGGCAACCTGCTCCATGATCCTTTTGCCCCCCGTTGTACAGAGTGGTTGGTCGAGATTCCCGTTGCGGTATCCTGGGCGGATCTGCCGGGGGCGGATCAGATTGAGATTGAAAAGTTCTCCGCCGAGGCCCAGTTTGATTTCTATATGCAGGTCCAGAAGTACTATACGACCCATAACACCAGTGCCACTCTGGAACTGCGGGAAGAGGAGATTGAACCTTTGGCCCGGCGCATTTATCAGGCGATCGCAAATAATGATGGCTATATCAGTGCGGCTCTTCTGGCCCGTTTTGATGCGCCTTTTCCCCGGTTGCCGTTTGAGAAGATTAGCCAGGAAACCTACGATCGGCTGCAGCAGGAGGTGCGGCAGCGGCGTCAGACGGAGGATTTCTATGGGGCGTTGCTCCGATATGATCTGGGTCAATTGACGGTGGAAGGACCTGCAGGTTGTGACAGTGACAAGTGCATGATGCCGGAGAAGCAGTAG
- a CDS encoding Npun_F5749 family FMN-dependent PPOX-type flavoprotein, producing MLLAPWRSLLTGALHRNRSLPYARYVQLATVRPNGRPANRTLVFRGFLDGTNQLQFVTDDRSQKVSEIGTSPWGEVCWYFPQTREQFRIAGSLVLVRSGDPDPTRQQAHAAAWQNLSDAARQQFTWPHPGQGRGDAAAFQAQKPDEMHPLSQFCLLLLEPDRVDHLQLRGDPQNRSLYLKTQDLNWSIQTVNP from the coding sequence ATGCTTCTCGCTCCCTGGCGATCGCTCCTGACCGGAGCACTGCATCGCAACCGCTCCCTCCCCTACGCCCGCTACGTACAACTGGCAACGGTTCGACCCAACGGACGACCCGCCAACCGCACCCTCGTGTTTCGCGGCTTCCTGGATGGTACGAACCAACTCCAGTTCGTCACCGACGATCGCAGCCAGAAGGTCAGTGAAATTGGCACCTCTCCTTGGGGAGAGGTGTGCTGGTATTTTCCCCAAACGCGAGAACAGTTCCGAATCGCCGGGTCTCTGGTCCTGGTCCGATCCGGTGATCCAGACCCCACCCGCCAGCAGGCCCATGCAGCCGCATGGCAAAATCTCTCAGATGCTGCCCGCCAGCAGTTTACCTGGCCCCATCCGGGTCAAGGGCGTGGAGATGCAGCAGCCTTTCAAGCCCAGAAGCCTGATGAGATGCACCCTTTATCACAATTCTGCCTGTTACTACTGGAGCCCGATCGGGTCGATCACCTGCAACTGCGAGGCGATCCCCAAAATCGCTCCCTCTACCTCAAAACCCAGGACCTGAACTGGTCAATTCAAACTGTTAATCCCTAA
- the cysE gene encoding serine O-acetyltransferase, with amino-acid sequence MFSRLIADFRIIFERDPAARNWLEVLFCYPGLQALVSHRLAHWLYVVGIPFLPRLMSHITRFLTGIEIHPGAQIGTGVFIDHGMGVVIGETAIVGDYALIYQGVTLGGTGKESGKRHPTVGENVVVGAGAKVLGNIQIGNNVRIGAGSVVLRDVPSDCTVVGVPGRIVYRSGVRVNPLEHGSLPDSEAQAIRALVDRLEQLEQQVEDLRSRQLMEDCFAKDPVAVAVVKGLSIETLELPAHNPPTHANGSCRLQDKVIEEFLDGSGI; translated from the coding sequence GTGTTTTCCAGACTCATCGCCGACTTCCGGATCATCTTCGAGCGGGATCCTGCAGCCCGCAACTGGTTGGAAGTCCTGTTTTGCTATCCTGGGTTGCAAGCTCTCGTTTCCCATCGTTTGGCCCACTGGCTGTATGTAGTGGGTATTCCTTTTCTCCCCCGGCTCATGTCTCACATCACCCGATTTTTGACTGGGATTGAAATTCATCCGGGAGCGCAAATTGGCACAGGTGTGTTCATCGATCACGGGATGGGTGTGGTGATTGGTGAGACAGCGATCGTAGGCGACTATGCCCTGATCTACCAGGGGGTGACTCTGGGCGGAACGGGAAAAGAGAGCGGGAAGCGCCACCCCACCGTGGGCGAGAATGTAGTTGTGGGTGCCGGAGCAAAAGTCCTGGGAAATATCCAGATTGGCAATAATGTCCGCATTGGGGCTGGGTCTGTGGTGTTGCGGGATGTGCCATCAGATTGCACGGTCGTAGGTGTTCCGGGCCGGATTGTGTATCGGTCTGGTGTGCGAGTGAATCCCCTGGAGCATGGTAGCCTGCCTGATTCGGAAGCCCAGGCAATTCGCGCCCTGGTCGATCGCCTGGAACAATTGGAGCAGCAAGTCGAAGATTTACGCAGTCGCCAGTTGATGGAAGATTGCTTTGCGAAAGATCCAGTTGCAGTTGCGGTTGTGAAGGGGCTGTCGATCGAAACCCTGGAGCTTCCTGCCCATAATCCTCCTACCCATGCCAATGGGAGCTGCCGCTTACAGGACAAGGTGATTGAAGAGTTTCTGGATGGCTCCGGAATTTAG
- a CDS encoding alpha-mannosidase, with protein sequence MDSNSQIAATIARLRRLTQASIQSGWRYHEGDLPRAEALQSEFWSQWPIAVVNARGHVAWERGRLVRWLVQRLVVPADLEGYPLEGLALRLSLLWWAEQVQVFVQGEWVQAGDLFDCAPRILLQAAVQIGETIDLALRLVSPGHDDGALMRALCLYEVPPEAGENRLEPGFVADELAVLEGYLAAFQPEQVPQMAAALSLLQGVAVTDRERFDQAITQLRQTLIPLATGLKQRRIGLLGHAHLDLAWLWPVSETWAAAERTFRSVLSLQQDFPDLIFCHSSPALYAWIEDHRPALFSEIQAQVAAGRWEVVGGMWVEPDLNLIGGESIVRQILYGQRYTQQKFGRISPIAWLPDTFGFTWQLPQLLKQGGIDYFVTQKLRWNDTTQFPYAVFQWQAPDRTQVLALMSAPIGEGIDPVKMTTHAWDWEQKTGSGASLWLPGVGDHGGGPTRDMLQVAGRWSHSPFFPEIVFTTAEAYLQQIAAQDARQALPVWDRDLYLEFHRGCYTTHADQKQQNRQCESLLYQAELFASLATLATGAVYPRADLERAWKHTLFNQFHDILPGSSIPEVFEEANQGWAAVRQIGEGIMQRSLQAIATQIQWPPAPRPEARPLVVFNPLNWERSEVVALPGSELSDRPDWQVLDQAGQPVPVQWSQRQGALLFWVAQIPSIGYRVFWLCPGEKQPESVPVATRPMLENDWLRVEVDLTTGNLLTVFDKVQQREVLQGSGNHLQAFQDSGQYWDAWNIDPAYQECPLPPAECLSDWGLEVGPLQTRLWVTRRVGQSAIGQDYVLSQGSPVLQIQTTVDWQERQTLLKAAFTFNLRAEVATYEIPLGAIARSTSPQTPAEKAQWEVPALRWADLSTGTYGVSLLNDCKYGYDAQPDGLRLTLLRGTKWPDFQADLGRHQFTYALYPHPGDWRSAHTVQRGYELNLPLQALVVADPASPTASLPARGSLLDGQAENLVFTALKSSEDPPQTWILRCYECHGEPASIALQSDLGLTIDRAVDLLENPVREQGTEVAPWQVVSFRLRQG encoded by the coding sequence ATGGATTCCAACTCCCAAATTGCTGCTACGATCGCCCGTCTCCGTCGCTTGACCCAGGCCAGTATCCAGTCTGGTTGGCGCTATCATGAGGGAGATCTGCCCAGGGCTGAAGCGCTGCAATCTGAGTTCTGGAGCCAATGGCCCATCGCTGTGGTGAATGCCAGGGGTCATGTTGCCTGGGAGCGGGGACGGCTGGTGCGCTGGCTGGTGCAGCGTTTGGTGGTACCTGCTGACCTGGAGGGCTATCCCCTGGAAGGATTGGCCCTGCGGCTGTCCCTGCTGTGGTGGGCAGAACAGGTGCAGGTGTTTGTCCAGGGTGAGTGGGTGCAGGCGGGAGATCTGTTCGATTGCGCCCCTCGCATTCTGCTACAGGCTGCTGTGCAGATCGGGGAGACCATCGATCTGGCCCTGCGGCTGGTCAGCCCTGGCCATGATGATGGAGCATTGATGCGCGCCCTCTGTCTCTACGAAGTTCCTCCAGAGGCTGGGGAGAACCGGCTGGAACCGGGATTCGTGGCCGATGAGCTGGCGGTGCTCGAAGGGTATCTGGCAGCATTTCAGCCGGAGCAGGTGCCCCAGATGGCTGCAGCGCTGAGTTTGTTGCAGGGGGTGGCGGTGACCGATCGGGAACGGTTTGACCAGGCGATCACCCAACTCCGCCAGACCTTGATCCCTCTGGCGACGGGTCTGAAACAACGTCGGATTGGTTTGCTGGGGCATGCCCATCTGGATCTGGCCTGGTTGTGGCCGGTCTCTGAAACCTGGGCAGCCGCCGAGCGGACGTTTCGATCGGTGCTGTCCTTGCAACAAGACTTTCCGGATCTGATTTTCTGTCATTCCAGTCCAGCACTCTATGCCTGGATTGAGGACCATCGTCCGGCTCTGTTTTCGGAGATTCAGGCCCAGGTCGCTGCGGGACGTTGGGAGGTCGTCGGTGGGATGTGGGTGGAACCGGACCTGAATCTGATTGGGGGGGAGTCGATCGTCCGCCAGATCCTCTATGGTCAGCGCTATACCCAGCAGAAGTTTGGTCGCATCAGCCCGATCGCCTGGTTGCCCGATACCTTTGGCTTTACCTGGCAGTTGCCCCAGCTCCTGAAACAGGGTGGGATTGATTACTTTGTGACTCAGAAACTGCGCTGGAATGATACGACACAATTTCCCTATGCGGTCTTTCAGTGGCAGGCCCCTGATCGTACCCAGGTGCTGGCCCTGATGTCGGCTCCGATCGGGGAGGGCATTGATCCGGTGAAAATGACCACCCATGCCTGGGACTGGGAACAGAAGACGGGGAGTGGCGCAAGCCTCTGGCTTCCTGGTGTGGGGGACCATGGCGGGGGTCCGACTCGCGACATGCTGCAGGTGGCTGGCCGCTGGTCCCACTCTCCTTTCTTTCCAGAGATCGTGTTTACGACGGCTGAGGCTTATTTGCAGCAGATAGCGGCGCAGGATGCTCGTCAGGCGCTGCCTGTCTGGGACCGCGACCTCTATCTGGAGTTCCATCGAGGCTGCTATACCACCCATGCCGATCAGAAGCAACAGAATCGGCAGTGCGAGAGTTTGCTGTATCAGGCCGAACTGTTCGCGTCCCTGGCGACCCTGGCCACGGGAGCCGTTTATCCCAGAGCCGATCTGGAAAGAGCCTGGAAACATACTTTATTTAATCAGTTTCACGACATCTTGCCGGGGTCCTCAATTCCGGAGGTGTTTGAGGAGGCTAATCAGGGTTGGGCTGCAGTCCGACAAATCGGGGAAGGGATCATGCAGCGATCGTTGCAGGCGATCGCCACCCAGATCCAATGGCCTCCAGCGCCCAGGCCTGAGGCCCGTCCCTTGGTGGTGTTCAATCCCCTGAATTGGGAGCGATCGGAGGTGGTGGCCCTCCCAGGGTCTGAGTTGTCTGATCGTCCGGACTGGCAGGTGCTCGATCAGGCGGGCCAACCTGTTCCGGTCCAGTGGAGCCAGCGCCAGGGTGCCCTGTTGTTTTGGGTGGCGCAAATTCCCTCGATCGGCTATCGCGTCTTCTGGCTCTGTCCGGGGGAAAAGCAGCCAGAATCTGTCCCAGTTGCAACCCGGCCCATGCTGGAGAATGATTGGCTGCGGGTGGAGGTGGATCTGACGACGGGGAATCTGCTGACGGTGTTTGACAAGGTCCAGCAGCGGGAAGTGCTCCAGGGATCGGGGAATCATCTGCAGGCATTTCAGGATAGTGGCCAATATTGGGATGCCTGGAACATTGACCCGGCTTATCAGGAGTGCCCCTTACCCCCAGCGGAATGTCTGTCGGATTGGGGCCTGGAGGTGGGGCCTTTGCAGACTCGGCTCTGGGTGACGCGACGGGTGGGCCAGTCCGCCATCGGTCAGGACTATGTTTTATCGCAGGGATCTCCAGTGCTCCAGATTCAGACCACTGTGGACTGGCAGGAGCGACAGACGCTGCTGAAGGCCGCGTTTACGTTCAATCTACGGGCGGAGGTCGCAACCTATGAAATTCCGCTGGGTGCGATCGCCCGATCGACTAGCCCCCAAACCCCAGCCGAAAAAGCCCAGTGGGAAGTTCCGGCTCTGCGCTGGGCAGATTTGAGTACTGGAACCTATGGGGTGAGTCTATTAAATGATTGTAAATATGGTTATGATGCTCAGCCCGATGGGTTGCGCTTGACCCTATTGCGAGGGACGAAATGGCCGGATTTCCAGGCGGATCTGGGGCGTCACCAGTTTACCTATGCCCTCTATCCCCATCCGGGAGATTGGCGATCGGCCCACACGGTGCAGCGAGGCTATGAGTTAAACCTGCCGTTGCAAGCCCTGGTGGTTGCAGACCCTGCATCACCTACAGCCTCTCTGCCAGCAAGGGGGAGTCTGCTGGATGGACAGGCAGAAAATCTCGTCTTTACGGCGCTGAAATCGTCAGAAGACCCCCCTCAAACCTGGATTTTGCGCTGTTATGAATGTCATGGCGAACCAGCCTCAATCGCGCTCCAGAGCGATCTGGGGTTGACGATCGATCGGGCTGTAGATTTGCTGGAGAACCCTGTGCGGGAGCAGGGGACAGAGGTGGCTCCCTGGCAGGTGGTCAGCTTCCGGCTGCGGCAGGGCTGA
- a CDS encoding alpha/beta fold hydrolase: MIPLETVAITTPRKIAACPPYLPPWWLRSGLAMTLYTALWASRTWEKTIVAAEPPYRDLLFAGAGEVPLFGRMAIPERSRGTVIGTYGITGDLDNQWFLRLLGRKAFAQGYAVVLFDWRAHGKTAELSPTLTSDGLYEGTDFLYILEQASQLGCPAPFCFTGFSLGGQLALWGAKAAQERDDFGGAAVICPSLDSNRSLTYLEQAPLGKYLERAIAQELQRLAYRLREFHPDHIDPAAIERAQTIRQFDQELVIAGLGFPSVEAYYEASSALPLLPHLTKPTLILYAADDPLFSPAIVPDLQQICGMNPNLELILTAHGGHVGYYNSRAGQRMAGDADPWWAWNRVLQWWDGVVDQSR; this comes from the coding sequence ATGATCCCTTTAGAAACTGTTGCAATCACGACCCCTCGAAAAATTGCTGCCTGTCCCCCCTATCTGCCGCCTTGGTGGCTTCGTTCCGGTTTGGCCATGACCCTGTACACGGCCCTCTGGGCTAGCCGTACCTGGGAAAAGACGATCGTGGCTGCAGAGCCTCCCTATCGGGACTTGCTCTTTGCTGGAGCGGGGGAAGTGCCCCTGTTTGGCCGGATGGCGATTCCGGAACGTTCCAGGGGAACGGTGATCGGTACTTACGGAATTACGGGTGATCTGGATAACCAGTGGTTTCTTCGGCTGCTGGGCCGCAAAGCCTTTGCCCAGGGCTATGCTGTGGTGCTCTTTGACTGGCGAGCCCATGGTAAAACCGCTGAGCTTTCCCCAACTCTGACCTCTGATGGGTTGTATGAAGGCACAGATTTTCTTTACATTCTGGAGCAGGCCAGTCAGCTTGGCTGTCCGGCCCCTTTTTGCTTTACAGGGTTTTCCCTGGGCGGGCAACTGGCCCTCTGGGGGGCAAAAGCGGCTCAGGAACGGGATGACTTTGGAGGAGCAGCAGTGATCTGTCCCAGTCTGGATTCGAATCGTTCCCTCACCTATCTGGAGCAGGCTCCCTTAGGGAAATACTTGGAACGGGCGATCGCCCAGGAATTGCAACGGCTGGCCTACCGTCTGCGGGAATTTCATCCTGATCATATTGACCCGGCTGCGATCGAACGGGCTCAAACCATCCGCCAGTTTGATCAGGAACTGGTGATTGCAGGTCTGGGCTTTCCGTCGGTGGAAGCTTACTACGAGGCCAGCAGTGCCTTGCCCCTGCTGCCCCACCTGACCAAGCCTACCCTGATCCTGTATGCGGCAGATGATCCGCTGTTTTCCCCTGCGATCGTTCCTGATCTACAGCAGATCTGTGGGATGAATCCAAACCTGGAGTTGATTTTGACGGCTCACGGTGGCCATGTTGGCTACTACAATAGCCGGGCTGGGCAACGAATGGCTGGTGATGCCGATCCCTGGTGGGCCTGGAACCGAGTGTTGCAATGGTGGGATGGGGTTGTTGACCAATCCCGGTGA
- a CDS encoding type I glyceraldehyde-3-phosphate dehydrogenase, producing the protein MIRVAINGFGRIGRNFMRCWAERSTSGFEVVAINDTSDPRTNAHLLRYDTMLGKFKADISADDNSITVNGRTAKCTSDRNPENLPWKEWDIDLVIESTGVFTSRDGAMKHLNAGAKKVMITAPGKNDDGTFVVGVNHQNYDHNKHTIISNASCTTNCLAPVAKVLHESFGIIKGTMTTTHSYTGDQRLLDASHRDWRRARAAAMNIVPTSTGAAKAVALVLPELTGKLNGIALRVPTPNVSIVDLVVQVEKSTIAEQVNEVLKAAAEGPLKGILAYSDLPLVSTDYRGTDESSIVDAELTMVMGGDMVKVVAWYDNEWGYSQRVVDLAEVVAEKWVA; encoded by the coding sequence GTGATTAGAGTAGCAATCAACGGCTTTGGACGCATCGGACGGAACTTCATGCGCTGCTGGGCAGAGCGCTCAACCAGCGGATTTGAAGTCGTTGCCATCAACGATACCTCCGATCCCAGAACAAATGCCCATCTGCTCCGATACGATACGATGCTGGGTAAGTTCAAGGCTGATATTAGCGCCGATGACAATTCCATTACCGTCAACGGTAGAACAGCCAAATGCACCTCTGACCGGAATCCAGAAAACCTGCCATGGAAAGAGTGGGATATTGACTTAGTGATCGAATCGACCGGTGTATTCACCAGCCGTGATGGTGCTATGAAGCATCTTAACGCAGGGGCCAAGAAGGTCATGATCACGGCTCCCGGCAAAAATGATGATGGCACCTTCGTGGTTGGGGTGAACCACCAGAATTACGATCACAACAAACACACCATCATCAGTAACGCCAGTTGTACCACCAATTGTCTGGCTCCGGTCGCCAAGGTGCTGCACGAGAGCTTTGGCATTATCAAAGGAACAATGACCACCACCCATAGCTACACTGGAGACCAGCGTTTGCTGGATGCCAGCCACCGAGATTGGCGGCGTGCTCGGGCTGCAGCCATGAACATCGTTCCCACCTCCACGGGGGCTGCTAAAGCGGTAGCCCTGGTTCTGCCCGAGCTGACTGGCAAGCTAAACGGGATCGCGCTGCGGGTACCTACCCCCAACGTCTCGATTGTGGACCTGGTGGTGCAGGTCGAGAAGAGCACGATCGCAGAGCAAGTGAATGAAGTCCTGAAAGCTGCTGCCGAAGGTCCGCTCAAGGGTATTCTGGCTTACAGCGATCTGCCCCTCGTTTCGACCGATTATCGGGGTACCGATGAGTCCTCGATCGTGGATGCTGAGCTAACCATGGTCATGGGTGGCGACATGGTGAAGGTCGTGGCTTGGTACGACAATGAGTGGGGTTACAGCCAGCGGGTTGTGGACCTGGCCGAAGTCGTCGCTGAGAAGTGGGTCGCCTAA